The Lysobacter panacisoli genome includes a window with the following:
- the coq7 gene encoding 2-polyprenyl-3-methyl-6-methoxy-1,4-benzoquinone monooxygenase, giving the protein MNATRELTPLDRFLADTQRALDTVFGAPTAERDNPSDGVAQVELHDDERRHSAGLMRINHVGEVCAQALYCGQAAVARDPATRAHLLEAAQEETDHLAWCADRLRELDSRPSLLNPVWYAGSFAIGALAGLRGDGWNLGFVVETERQVEAHIDEHLDSLPAADARSRAILEVMKTDEARHADHAEAAGARILPPPVPSLMAAASTLMKAVAYRI; this is encoded by the coding sequence ATGAACGCCACCCGCGAACTCACCCCGCTGGACCGTTTCCTTGCCGATACGCAGCGCGCGCTCGACACGGTATTCGGCGCACCGACCGCGGAGCGCGACAACCCGTCGGACGGCGTGGCCCAGGTCGAACTCCACGACGACGAGCGCCGCCATTCCGCCGGGCTGATGCGCATCAACCACGTCGGCGAAGTCTGCGCGCAGGCCCTGTATTGCGGCCAGGCCGCGGTCGCGCGCGATCCCGCCACGCGCGCGCACCTGCTCGAAGCCGCGCAGGAAGAGACCGACCACCTCGCCTGGTGCGCGGACCGCCTGCGCGAACTCGACAGCCGCCCCAGCCTGCTCAACCCGGTCTGGTACGCCGGCAGTTTCGCCATCGGCGCGCTCGCCGGACTGCGCGGCGATGGCTGGAACCTCGGCTTCGTGGTCGAAACCGAACGCCAGGTCGAAGCGCACATCGACGAACACCTCGACTCGCTCCCCGCCGCCGACGCGCGCAGCCGGGCGATCCTCGAAGTGATGAAGACCGACGAAGCCCGCCACGCCGACCACGCCGAAGCGGCCGGCGCGCGCATCCTGCCGCCGCCGGTACCGTCGCTGATGGCGGCCGCGTCGACGCTGATGAAGGCGGTGGCGTACCGGATCTGA
- the speD gene encoding adenosylmethionine decarboxylase: MVKPLPRLRLQGFNNLTKALSFNIYDVCFAASEDERRRYIEYIDEAYNADRLTQILTDVAEIIGANILNIARQDYDPQGASVTILISEEPVIDKKAAGKEIISDAVVAHMDKSHITVHTYPETHPDSGIATFRADIDVATCGVISPLKALNYLIESFESDIVVMDYRVRGFTRDIKGKKHYIDHKINSIQDYLAKNIKSRYEMLDVNVYQENIFHTKMHLKEFDLDTYLFEEKAKNLSFKERMKIEARLRREIEELYHGRNLAD, translated from the coding sequence GTGGTCAAGCCGTTGCCTCGCCTGAGGTTGCAAGGATTCAACAACCTCACCAAGGCCCTCTCGTTCAATATCTACGACGTCTGCTTCGCGGCGTCCGAGGACGAGCGTCGTCGTTACATCGAGTACATCGACGAGGCGTACAACGCCGACAGACTGACCCAGATCCTGACGGACGTGGCCGAGATCATCGGCGCGAACATCCTGAACATCGCCCGCCAGGACTACGACCCGCAGGGCGCGTCGGTGACCATCCTCATCTCCGAGGAACCGGTGATCGACAAGAAGGCCGCCGGTAAGGAGATCATCTCCGACGCCGTGGTCGCGCACATGGACAAGTCGCACATCACGGTGCACACCTATCCGGAAACCCATCCGGACAGCGGCATCGCGACCTTCCGTGCCGACATCGACGTCGCCACCTGCGGCGTGATCTCGCCGCTGAAGGCGTTGAACTACCTGATCGAGAGCTTCGAGTCCGACATCGTGGTGATGGACTACCGCGTGCGCGGTTTCACCCGCGACATCAAGGGCAAGAAGCACTACATCGACCACAAGATCAATTCGATCCAGGACTACCTGGCGAAGAACATCAAGTCGCGCTACGAGATGCTCGACGTGAACGTCTACCAGGAAAACATCTTCCACACGAAGATGCACCTGAAGGAGTTCGACCTCGACACCTACCTGTTCGAGGAAAAGGCCAAGAACCTCTCGTTCAAGGAGCGCATGAAGATCGAAGCGCGCCTGCGCCGCGAGATCGAAGAGCTCTACCACGGTCGCAATCTCGCCGACTGA
- the crp gene encoding cAMP-activated global transcriptional regulator CRP: MSANPVASSPVRRTNSPLLPDGATIERFLAHCHRRRYPSRTDVFRPGDPASTLYYIVSGSVSIITEEEDGRELVLGYFGPGEFVGELGLFIASDQREVILRTRSTCELAEIGHERLYDLLLTRLSLDAPKLLYAIGAQISRRLLDTSRKAGRLAFLDVTDRIVRALHDLAKEPEAMSHPQGTQIRVSRQELSRLVGCSREMAGRVLKKLQADGKLHARGKTVVLYGTR; encoded by the coding sequence ATGTCCGCCAATCCGGTTGCCTCCTCGCCCGTCCGCCGTACCAACAGCCCGCTGCTGCCGGACGGTGCCACCATCGAGCGCTTCCTGGCGCACTGCCACCGTCGCCGCTATCCATCGCGGACCGACGTGTTCCGCCCGGGCGACCCGGCCAGCACGCTGTACTACATCGTCTCCGGCTCGGTCAGCATCATCACCGAGGAAGAAGACGGCCGTGAGCTGGTGCTGGGCTACTTCGGCCCCGGCGAGTTCGTGGGCGAGCTGGGCCTGTTCATCGCCAGCGACCAGCGCGAAGTCATCCTGCGCACGCGCAGCACCTGCGAGCTGGCCGAGATCGGCCACGAGCGCCTCTACGACCTGCTGCTGACGCGCCTGTCGCTCGACGCGCCCAAGCTGCTGTACGCCATCGGCGCGCAGATCTCGCGGCGCCTGCTCGACACCAGTAGGAAAGCCGGCCGCCTGGCATTCCTCGACGTGACCGACCGCATCGTCCGCGCCCTGCACGACCTGGCCAAGGAGCCGGAGGCCATGAGCCATCCGCAGGGCACCCAGATCCGCGTGTCGCGCCAGGAGCTCTCGCGCCTGGTCGGCTGCTCGCGCGAAATGGCCGGTCGCGTACTCAAGAAGCTGCAGGCCGACGGCAAGCTGCACGCCCGCGGCAAGACCGTCGTCCTGTACGGCACGCGCTGA
- a CDS encoding GNAT family N-acetyltransferase: MGRVAGTGEAAARIRAAELGDASDVAFLLGELGYPCTRDEAAERIAVVRHDPRQHLLLAEVEGDACGLVSLYTLYSVVHGCELARITGLVVLPDSQGHGIGRRLLKEVESISRRSGVRRIEITSNSSRTGAQAFYRRCGYLDDAMRFIKALGD, from the coding sequence ATGGGGCGCGTCGCGGGCACCGGCGAGGCGGCCGCGCGCATCCGGGCGGCGGAGCTGGGCGACGCAAGCGACGTCGCCTTCCTGCTCGGCGAGCTGGGCTATCCCTGCACCCGCGACGAGGCCGCCGAGCGCATCGCGGTCGTCCGCCACGATCCACGCCAGCACCTGCTGCTCGCGGAAGTCGAAGGCGACGCCTGCGGACTGGTCTCGCTCTACACCCTCTATTCGGTGGTCCACGGCTGCGAGCTGGCGCGCATCACCGGCCTGGTCGTGCTGCCGGACAGCCAGGGCCACGGCATCGGCCGGCGCCTGCTGAAGGAAGTCGAATCGATCTCGCGCCGCAGCGGCGTGCGCCGCATCGAGATCACCAGCAATTCCAGCCGCACCGGCGCGCAGGCGTTCTACCGCCGCTGCGGCTACCTCGACGACGCGATGCGCTTCATCAAGGCGCTAGGCGACTGA
- a CDS encoding zf-TFIIB domain-containing protein: MQCPKCSSPMETIGILSSRSQRCTQCGGLWLTMGENRLLKAEAERVDTGDAAVGEHYNHVDRIKCPVCADRQLVRMVDAHQPHIWFESCSNCFGRFYDAGEFRDYAEHTLLDFIRDLDAPERV, translated from the coding sequence ATGCAGTGTCCCAAGTGCAGTTCTCCGATGGAAACGATCGGCATCCTGTCCTCGCGCTCGCAGCGCTGCACGCAGTGCGGCGGCCTGTGGCTGACGATGGGCGAGAACCGGCTGCTCAAGGCCGAGGCGGAGCGCGTCGATACTGGCGATGCCGCCGTGGGCGAGCACTACAACCACGTCGACCGGATCAAGTGCCCGGTCTGTGCCGACCGCCAGCTGGTGCGCATGGTCGACGCGCACCAGCCGCACATCTGGTTCGAGAGCTGCAGCAACTGCTTCGGCCGCTTCTACGACGCCGGCGAATTCCGCGACTACGCCGAGCACACGCTGCTGGACTTCATCCGCGATCTCGACGCGCCCGAGCGCGTCTGA
- a CDS encoding haloacid dehalogenase-like hydrolase: MSANPTPTNANIEHLPGAAAVAPIGEGKNERPYAPLVVFDFDHTLYDGDSGSHLVLWLIRRDWARVVAALLVSPLLLPMIAWLPTRRRAISVYLWIATIGTHRRRDMDRLIDHYVTTHAKEIRARLLPVALKVLQKHRDAGDRVIIATGASPELARAILDFVAHEDLPVIGSISGPFLGGMITVEHCHHENKMRMIWDAGYDQVAVAYSDSSADLPLLKAARRPVVVNPKRRRVAMFRRVLPPGTPILNWGCKDRGGDPVR; encoded by the coding sequence ATGAGCGCGAACCCAACGCCGACCAACGCGAACATCGAGCACCTGCCCGGCGCGGCGGCGGTTGCGCCGATCGGCGAAGGCAAGAACGAGCGTCCCTATGCTCCGCTGGTGGTGTTCGATTTCGACCACACGCTCTACGACGGCGACTCCGGCAGCCATCTCGTCCTGTGGCTGATCCGCCGCGACTGGGCGCGCGTCGTCGCTGCCTTGCTGGTTTCGCCGCTGCTGTTGCCGATGATCGCGTGGTTGCCGACGCGCCGCCGCGCGATCTCGGTCTACCTGTGGATCGCCACCATCGGCACGCATCGCCGACGCGACATGGACCGGCTGATCGACCATTACGTGACCACGCACGCGAAGGAAATCCGCGCGCGGTTGCTGCCGGTCGCACTGAAGGTGCTGCAGAAGCATCGCGATGCGGGCGATCGCGTGATCATCGCCACCGGCGCTTCGCCGGAGCTGGCACGCGCGATCCTGGATTTCGTGGCCCATGAGGACCTGCCGGTGATCGGCAGCATCAGCGGCCCGTTCCTCGGCGGCATGATCACCGTCGAGCACTGCCACCACGAGAACAAGATGCGGATGATCTGGGACGCCGGTTACGACCAGGTCGCGGTGGCGTACTCCGATTCCAGCGCCGACCTGCCGCTGCTCAAGGCGGCGCGCAGGCCGGTGGTCGTGAACCCGAAACGCCGGCGCGTGGCGATGTTCCGGCGCGTGCTGCCGCCGGGGACGCCGATCCTCAACTGGGGCTGCAAGGACCGCGGCGGCGACCCGGTGCGATAA
- the trpC gene encoding indole-3-glycerol phosphate synthase TrpC → MSDILNTILARKAEEIEQRSRVRPLADLRVRALQQPPTRGFVDAIKRKHAAGDAAVIAEVKKASPSKGLIRKDFNPAQIARSYEEGGAACLSVLTDVDFFQGSNLYLGEARGACALPVLRKDFTIDPYQVYEARVIGADAILLIVAALEDGPMVEMANLAMELGMDVLVEVHDIDELERALQTDCELIGVNNRNLRTFEVSLDTTLSLRDAVPRDRTLVTESGIATQADVARMREAGVQTFLVGESFMRENEPGAALQRLFAA, encoded by the coding sequence ATGAGCGACATCCTCAACACCATCCTCGCGCGCAAGGCCGAGGAGATCGAACAGCGCAGCCGCGTGCGTCCGCTCGCGGACCTGCGCGTGCGCGCGCTGCAGCAGCCGCCCACGCGCGGTTTCGTCGATGCGATCAAGCGCAAGCACGCGGCCGGCGACGCAGCCGTCATCGCCGAAGTGAAGAAGGCCAGCCCGTCGAAGGGTCTGATCCGCAAGGACTTCAATCCGGCGCAGATCGCGCGCAGCTACGAGGAAGGCGGCGCCGCCTGCCTGTCGGTGCTGACCGACGTGGACTTCTTCCAGGGCAGCAACCTGTACCTGGGCGAGGCGCGCGGCGCCTGCGCGCTGCCGGTGCTGCGCAAGGATTTCACCATCGATCCGTACCAAGTGTACGAAGCGCGCGTGATCGGCGCCGACGCGATCCTGCTGATCGTGGCCGCGCTCGAAGACGGACCGATGGTCGAGATGGCCAACCTCGCGATGGAGCTGGGCATGGACGTGCTGGTGGAAGTGCACGACATCGACGAGCTCGAGCGCGCGCTGCAGACCGATTGCGAGCTGATCGGGGTGAACAACCGCAACCTGCGCACGTTCGAAGTCTCGCTGGACACCACGCTGTCGCTGCGCGACGCGGTGCCGCGCGACCGCACGCTGGTCACCGAGAGCGGCATCGCCACCCAGGCCGACGTCGCGCGCATGCGCGAGGCCGGCGTGCAGACCTTCCTGGTCGGTGAGTCGTTCATGCGCGAGAACGAGCCGGGCGCCGCGTTGCAGCGGCTGTTCGCGGCATGA
- a CDS encoding antibiotic biosynthesis monooxygenase family protein, with the protein MDESFARLPKPPYYAVIFSSRRNGHDDAGYAEAAQRMVELAAQQPGYLGVESTRGADGFGITVSYWESEEAIAAWRQHAEHAATRAHGRVHWYEHYELRVAKVERAYAKPATTPAPANPPN; encoded by the coding sequence ATGGACGAGTCCTTCGCCCGCCTGCCGAAACCGCCGTACTACGCGGTGATCTTCTCCTCGCGCCGCAACGGCCACGACGACGCCGGCTACGCGGAAGCGGCGCAGCGCATGGTCGAACTGGCCGCGCAGCAGCCCGGTTACCTCGGCGTGGAATCGACGCGTGGCGCGGACGGATTCGGTATCACCGTGTCGTACTGGGAAAGCGAGGAGGCCATCGCCGCCTGGCGCCAGCACGCCGAGCACGCGGCTACGCGCGCCCACGGCCGCGTGCACTGGTACGAACACTACGAACTGCGCGTGGCGAAAGTCGAACGCGCATACGCGAAACCTGCCACTACGCCTGCACCTGCAAATCCCCCAAACTGA
- the trpD gene encoding anthranilate phosphoribosyltransferase — protein MPITPQEALQRTIEHREIFHDEMVDLMRMIMRGEVTPTMTSAILTGLRVKKETVGEIAGAATVLREFARPVEVADRDHLVDIVGTGGDGAHTFNISTASMFVVAAAGAKVAKHGNRSVSSKSGSADVLEALGAAIELQPGQVAQSIERCGIGFMFAPVHHPAMKVVAPVRREMGVRTIFNILGPLTNPAGAPSILMGVFHPDLVGIQVRVLQELGAKRALVVWGRDGMDELSLGAGSLVGELRDGVVREYEVHPEDFGIAMAASRNLRVNDAAESKVLLMQALNNENGLPREIVALNAGAAIYAAGVADSIADGIDRARAALASGAAKAKLEEFVAVTRELAGAPVGA, from the coding sequence ATGCCCATCACTCCGCAAGAAGCCCTGCAGCGCACCATCGAGCATCGCGAGATCTTCCACGACGAGATGGTGGATCTGATGCGCATGATCATGCGCGGCGAAGTCACGCCGACCATGACGTCCGCGATCCTCACCGGCCTGCGCGTGAAGAAGGAAACGGTCGGCGAGATCGCCGGCGCGGCGACGGTGCTGCGCGAGTTCGCGCGTCCGGTGGAGGTCGCCGATCGCGATCATCTGGTCGACATCGTCGGCACCGGTGGCGACGGCGCGCACACGTTCAACATCTCCACCGCGAGCATGTTCGTGGTGGCCGCGGCTGGCGCGAAGGTCGCAAAGCACGGCAACCGCAGCGTGTCGTCCAAGTCCGGCAGCGCCGACGTACTGGAAGCCCTCGGCGCGGCGATCGAGCTGCAACCGGGGCAGGTCGCGCAGTCGATCGAACGTTGCGGCATCGGCTTCATGTTCGCGCCCGTGCACCATCCGGCGATGAAGGTGGTCGCGCCGGTGCGTCGCGAGATGGGCGTGCGCACGATCTTCAACATCCTCGGTCCGCTGACCAATCCGGCCGGTGCGCCGAGCATCCTGATGGGCGTGTTCCATCCCGACCTCGTCGGCATCCAGGTGCGCGTGCTGCAGGAACTCGGTGCGAAACGCGCGCTGGTGGTATGGGGGCGCGACGGCATGGACGAGCTGTCGCTCGGTGCCGGCAGCCTGGTCGGTGAACTGCGCGATGGCGTGGTGCGCGAGTACGAGGTGCATCCGGAAGACTTCGGCATCGCGATGGCCGCCAGCCGCAACCTGCGCGTCAACGACGCCGCCGAATCGAAAGTCCTGCTGATGCAGGCACTGAACAACGAGAATGGCCTGCCGCGCGAGATCGTCGCGCTCAATGCCGGCGCGGCGATCTACGCCGCCGGCGTCGCCGACAGCATCGCCGATGGCATCGACCGCGCGCGTGCGGCGCTGGCGTCGGGCGCGGCGAAGGCGAAGCTGGAGGAGTTCGTCGCCGTCACGCGCGAACTCGCCGGCGCACCGGTGGGGGCCTGA
- a CDS encoding anthranilate synthase component II gives MLLMIDNYDSFTYNLVQYLQALGAEVKVVRNDELSVAQIEALAPERIVVSPGPCTPNEAGVSVEVIRQLGPRIPVFGVCLGHQSLGQAYGGDVVRAKRIMHGKTSRIRHEGRGVFAGLPDNYEATRYHSLVVARDTLPESLEITAWTEVDDGAGGSEFDEIMGLRHREHPVEGVQFHPESILTEHGHALLKNFLER, from the coding sequence ATGCTGTTGATGATCGACAACTACGACAGCTTCACCTACAACCTCGTGCAGTACCTGCAGGCGCTCGGGGCGGAGGTGAAGGTGGTCCGCAACGATGAACTGTCGGTCGCGCAGATCGAGGCGTTGGCGCCCGAGCGCATCGTGGTATCGCCGGGACCGTGCACGCCCAACGAAGCGGGCGTGTCGGTCGAGGTGATCCGCCAGCTCGGCCCGCGCATCCCGGTGTTCGGCGTGTGCCTGGGCCACCAGAGCCTGGGCCAGGCCTATGGCGGCGACGTCGTGCGCGCCAAGCGGATCATGCACGGCAAGACCTCGCGCATCCGCCACGAGGGCAGGGGCGTGTTCGCCGGGCTGCCGGACAACTACGAGGCCACGCGCTACCACTCGCTGGTCGTCGCCCGCGATACCCTGCCCGAGAGCCTGGAAATCACGGCTTGGACCGAGGTCGACGACGGCGCCGGCGGCTCCGAGTTCGACGAGATCATGGGTCTGCGCCACCGTGAGCACCCGGTCGAGGGCGTGCAGTTCCATCCCGAGTCGATCCTCACCGAGCACGGCCACGCGCTGCTGAAGAACTTCCTCGAACGCTAA
- a CDS encoding sensor histidine kinase, giving the protein MSMLRSTSTRLALAVMASFLLAFVVLGVGVYVAVSTLLLQDARELVRTDAAGLVELYREGGRTALEVELRDRIEAPDDPDAVYALIGASGNVLLGEASSLPVAKPSKPRPRWVTFERNGDSPRVLAYLQPLGDGSELLTGLRLQSQDRFLALMLRTALVALLVAATLGALAGALTSRWVARRLGSLDRTAVRVGGGELDLRVPLDGSNDAFDRLARRFNAMLDRIEELLGGVRHATDHIAHDLRTPLTRLRNRLEDLRRRTGEDTADRAALDAAVLETDQLLHTFGALLRLARIEAQPPASEGPLLDLSALVADAVELYTPIGGERAIRLHAQLHPVQVRGDRDQLFQMLVNLLDNALKYAPAGSDVAIALPATADGAVLWIDDAGPGIPEADRERVFDRFQRLESHRGTPGSGLGLSLARAIAHRHGGHILLLDRTPGLRAQVVLPVA; this is encoded by the coding sequence ATGAGCATGCTGCGCTCGACCAGCACGCGCCTGGCCCTCGCGGTCATGGCGTCGTTCCTGCTGGCGTTCGTGGTGCTGGGCGTGGGCGTGTACGTCGCCGTCTCCACGCTGTTGCTGCAGGACGCGCGCGAACTGGTGCGTACCGACGCGGCGGGGCTGGTCGAGCTGTACCGCGAGGGTGGTCGCACCGCACTGGAAGTCGAACTGCGTGACCGCATCGAGGCGCCCGACGATCCCGACGCGGTGTATGCGCTGATCGGCGCGAGCGGCAACGTGCTGCTCGGCGAGGCGTCGTCGTTGCCAGTCGCGAAGCCGTCGAAACCGCGACCGCGCTGGGTGACGTTCGAACGCAACGGCGATTCGCCGCGTGTGCTTGCGTACCTGCAACCGCTCGGCGACGGCAGTGAGCTGCTCACCGGTTTGCGCTTGCAGTCTCAGGACCGGTTCCTCGCGCTGATGCTGCGCACCGCGCTGGTCGCGCTGCTGGTCGCCGCAACGCTCGGCGCGCTGGCCGGTGCACTGACCTCGCGCTGGGTGGCACGGCGCCTGGGCAGCCTCGACCGCACCGCCGTTCGCGTCGGTGGTGGCGAGCTCGACCTGCGCGTTCCGCTGGACGGCAGCAACGACGCGTTCGACCGGCTCGCGCGCCGCTTCAACGCGATGCTCGACCGCATCGAGGAGCTGCTCGGCGGCGTACGCCACGCGACCGACCACATCGCCCACGACCTGCGCACGCCGCTCACGCGACTGCGCAATCGGCTCGAAGACCTGCGTCGTCGCACCGGCGAGGACACCGCCGATCGCGCCGCGCTCGACGCGGCCGTGCTGGAAACCGACCAGCTGCTGCACACGTTCGGTGCGCTGTTGCGGCTGGCGCGCATCGAGGCGCAGCCGCCGGCCTCGGAAGGGCCGCTGCTCGATCTGTCCGCACTCGTGGCCGATGCAGTGGAGCTGTACACGCCGATCGGCGGCGAGCGCGCGATCCGCCTGCACGCGCAACTGCATCCGGTGCAGGTGCGCGGCGACCGCGACCAGCTGTTCCAGATGCTGGTCAACCTGCTCGACAACGCGCTCAAGTACGCCCCCGCGGGCAGCGACGTCGCGATCGCCCTGCCGGCCACGGCGGACGGCGCGGTGCTGTGGATCGACGACGCCGGGCCGGGCATTCCCGAGGCCGACCGCGAGCGCGTGTTCGACCGCTTCCAGCGCCTGGAATCGCATCGAGGCACGCCGGGCAGCGGGCTCGGCCTGAGCCTGGCGCGCGCGATCGCGCACCGCCACGGCGGGCACATCCTCCTCCTCGACCGCACACCGGGCCTGCGCGCGCAGGTGGTGCTGCCGGTGGCGTGA
- a CDS encoding response regulator transcription factor — translation MRVLLIEDDPHTAAFIGKGLREDGHTVEHVGDGKTGLFLATTETFDAVVLDRMLPGLDGLVLLQTLRGAGNRTPLLLLTALGEVDHRVEGLRAGADDYLVKPFAYSELSARLDSIVRRTRDEPREPVRLQVGDLELDLLSRDARRAGKRIELQPREYRLLEYLMRQAGRVVTRTMLLEAVWDYHFDPQTNVIDVHISRLRQKIDHGFESPLLHTVRGAGYRLGE, via the coding sequence ATGCGCGTCCTGCTGATCGAAGACGATCCCCACACCGCGGCCTTCATCGGCAAGGGACTGCGCGAGGACGGTCACACCGTCGAGCACGTCGGCGACGGCAAGACCGGTCTGTTCCTTGCGACCACCGAAACCTTCGACGCGGTCGTGCTCGACCGCATGCTGCCCGGGCTCGACGGGCTGGTGCTGCTGCAGACGCTGCGCGGCGCGGGCAACCGCACGCCGCTGCTGCTGCTGACCGCGCTGGGCGAGGTGGACCATCGTGTCGAAGGCCTGCGTGCGGGCGCCGACGATTACCTGGTCAAACCGTTCGCCTACTCCGAACTGAGCGCGCGGCTGGACAGCATCGTGCGCCGCACGCGCGATGAACCGCGCGAACCCGTCCGCCTGCAGGTGGGCGACCTCGAGCTGGACCTGCTCTCGCGCGACGCGCGCCGCGCTGGCAAGCGCATCGAGCTGCAACCGCGCGAGTACCGCCTGCTCGAATACCTGATGCGCCAGGCCGGTCGCGTGGTTACGCGCACCATGCTGCTGGAGGCGGTGTGGGACTACCACTTCGATCCGCAGACCAACGTGATCGACGTGCACATCAGCCGCTTGCGGCAGAAGATCGACCACGGCTTCGAGTCGCCGCTGCTGCACACCGTGCGCGGCGCGGGATACCGGCTCGGCGAATGA